From Humisphaera borealis, the proteins below share one genomic window:
- a CDS encoding orotidine 5'-phosphate decarboxylase / HUMPS family protein, whose protein sequence is MRPTVQISLDVTTIDEALSTAEMALRAGVDWLEAGTPLIIAEGMNGVRALRQRFPQTPIVADLKTMDGGYLEAELMHKAGATHIVVMARAHEETIKVVVKAGRDLGVKIMGDNLGCPDMVAGAKMLEDLGCDYVIHHIGYDERRGIAARGERMPSPLDELRQVVQAVKVPVQAVGGLTIEQAVATPSYGAPLVVLGAPLTIDADAFKTASGDVEGSLRMICQKVHAYT, encoded by the coding sequence GTGCGACCGACCGTACAAATTTCGCTGGATGTGACCACCATCGACGAGGCACTGTCTACTGCTGAGATGGCTTTGCGGGCAGGCGTGGACTGGCTTGAAGCCGGCACGCCGCTCATCATCGCGGAGGGCATGAACGGCGTCCGCGCGCTACGGCAGCGGTTTCCGCAGACGCCGATCGTCGCCGATCTCAAGACCATGGACGGCGGCTACCTGGAAGCCGAACTGATGCACAAAGCCGGAGCGACCCACATCGTCGTGATGGCCCGGGCGCACGAGGAAACGATCAAGGTGGTCGTCAAGGCCGGGCGGGATCTGGGCGTCAAGATTATGGGGGACAACCTCGGCTGCCCCGACATGGTCGCCGGGGCGAAGATGCTTGAAGACCTCGGGTGTGACTACGTCATCCACCACATCGGCTACGACGAACGCCGAGGCATCGCCGCCCGCGGCGAGCGAATGCCTTCGCCACTCGATGAGCTTCGGCAGGTCGTGCAGGCGGTCAAAGTTCCGGTACAGGCGGTCGGCGGCTTGACGATCGAACAGGCAGTCGCGACGCCGAGCTACGGCGCCCCACTGGTGGTATTGGGAGCCCCACTCACAATCGATGCTGACGCCTTTAAGACCGCCAGCGGGGATGTCGAAGGCTCATTACGGATGATCTGTCAGAAAGTGCACGCGTATACGTGA
- a CDS encoding alpha/beta fold hydrolase: protein MGEPLPLILFSGMGADQRMFAEQLAAIPNLTVPHWLPPKRDETLRQYAHRLAADIGPDRPCVIGGASFGGFLSLEMLPFVNARACLLVGAVRSPDELPWMIRVVRPLAPLCRLIPFELFLWVAGFLGFSYGWLMPRRIREFLQLGGSLDADFFRWATQAVLTWGKEGPPPATSVPIYHIHGERDWVLPAQLTSPTEVVSKGGHIIAVTHPDQVTAFIRRHS, encoded by the coding sequence ATGGGCGAACCGCTCCCCCTCATCCTCTTCTCCGGCATGGGTGCCGATCAGCGGATGTTCGCCGAGCAACTCGCCGCCATCCCCAACCTGACAGTCCCTCACTGGCTTCCGCCGAAGCGGGATGAAACACTGCGGCAATACGCACATCGGCTGGCCGCCGACATCGGGCCCGATCGGCCATGTGTGATCGGCGGGGCGTCGTTCGGCGGGTTTCTCTCGCTGGAGATGCTCCCCTTCGTCAATGCCCGGGCATGCCTGCTCGTGGGCGCCGTGCGATCGCCGGACGAATTGCCGTGGATGATTCGTGTCGTGCGTCCCCTGGCCCCGCTGTGCCGGTTGATTCCGTTCGAACTGTTCCTGTGGGTGGCGGGATTTCTGGGCTTCAGCTACGGGTGGCTCATGCCCCGGCGAATCCGCGAGTTTCTTCAGCTCGGCGGCAGTCTTGACGCCGACTTCTTCCGCTGGGCAACCCAGGCCGTGCTGACCTGGGGCAAGGAAGGTCCGCCACCGGCGACATCGGTGCCGATCTACCACATTCACGGGGAGCGGGATTGGGTTCTGCCGGCACAGCTGACGTCGCCGACAGAGGTGGTATCGAAGGGCGGGCACATCATCGCCGTGACGCATCCTGATCAAGTGACGGCGTTTATCCGACGGCATTCGTAG
- a CDS encoding ABC transporter permease: MYRTLVIARHTFRESIVQPIFSLLIGIGCALMFIFAMLPFFTLGEDSTMFKSVALDIVLLLVLLTTLFATSKSVYDEIEDRTMLTLMSKPVRKWEVLLGKYLGIIVGALLAIVILGVVISGAIYWRVPTDYQLQVNSLDDLVLKQIADYRLMHIMGMIPSLLLVWLQIAALAAIGVALSVRFSLVVNLPAVILFYVAGNLTRFLGNMDANSSVVTRGLAWLATTVVPFLQVFDFRQHTVYREVRVPGTQFMDAVRHPNAVDLWTIWGYFGVASLYAVGFAIFALAAGLLLFENRELGGAEG, encoded by the coding sequence ATGTACCGCACGCTCGTCATCGCCCGCCATACGTTCCGTGAGTCGATCGTTCAGCCGATCTTCTCTCTTCTCATAGGCATCGGCTGCGCGCTGATGTTCATCTTCGCCATGCTGCCGTTCTTCACGCTCGGCGAAGACTCGACCATGTTCAAGTCGGTCGCGCTGGACATCGTCCTTCTCCTGGTGCTGCTCACGACACTCTTTGCCACCAGCAAGAGCGTTTACGACGAGATCGAAGACCGCACCATGCTCACACTCATGAGCAAGCCGGTCCGTAAGTGGGAGGTGCTGCTCGGCAAATACCTGGGCATCATCGTCGGGGCGTTACTTGCGATCGTGATCCTGGGCGTGGTCATCAGCGGGGCGATCTACTGGCGGGTGCCGACGGACTACCAGCTTCAGGTCAACAGCCTGGACGACCTGGTCCTCAAACAGATCGCCGACTACCGCCTGATGCACATCATGGGCATGATCCCCAGCCTGCTGCTGGTCTGGCTTCAAATTGCGGCACTGGCGGCGATCGGCGTGGCGCTGTCGGTGCGGTTTTCGCTCGTGGTCAACCTGCCGGCGGTCATCCTCTTTTACGTGGCCGGCAACCTGACTCGATTCCTCGGCAACATGGACGCCAACAGCTCGGTCGTCACCCGCGGCCTGGCGTGGCTGGCGACGACTGTGGTGCCGTTCCTCCAGGTGTTCGACTTCCGCCAGCACACGGTCTACCGCGAGGTGCGGGTTCCGGGAACGCAGTTCATGGACGCCGTCCGTCATCCCAATGCGGTCGACCTCTGGACGATCTGGGGCTATTTCGGTGTGGCAAGTTTGTATGCGGTCGGGTTCGCCATCTTCGCGCTGGCGGCAGGACTGCTGCTGTTCGAGAACCGGGAACTGGGTGGGGCGGAAGGCTGA
- a CDS encoding ammonium transporter, with protein MSAFILISILLVRVGLGMYLAGLTRAKNAAGVVARVICDFGIAALAFYVLGAAIVTQENNRIFAMDFRHWFNAEAAAEVSVFLLFTTVATGIVIGALGERSRFFAMLPVTIVLAAVVVPVLAFWSRSSLGWLARLSVIDDFGASWLHMAGGVFALFGAKAVGARSNKYHRDGSASIIPGHSVPLAGLGALIMFAGLASLLAAGGGRAALNGVLAGAAGIVASLVLGRLRYGKPDVLLMITGMLGGVVAISAGAANVYPIFAIIIGGGAGVLVPWAAVEIDMRLRIDDPAGAVAIHLVGGAWGTVCAGIFCGRGVGGTFQAIGVQLLALVVAVAVSAAAAFGVFKFLASNLRSNEADEFDGLDLAEHDIGAYPDFQQNSIRSYHLREA; from the coding sequence ATGTCGGCCTTTATCTTGATTTCCATCCTCCTCGTGCGTGTCGGGCTGGGCATGTACCTGGCCGGTCTGACCCGTGCAAAAAACGCTGCCGGTGTGGTCGCCCGCGTCATCTGCGACTTCGGCATCGCCGCGCTGGCGTTCTACGTTCTGGGCGCTGCGATCGTCACCCAGGAGAACAACCGGATCTTCGCCATGGATTTCCGGCATTGGTTCAACGCCGAGGCGGCTGCCGAAGTCAGCGTCTTTCTATTGTTTACGACCGTGGCAACCGGAATCGTCATCGGCGCCCTTGGGGAGCGATCACGCTTCTTCGCGATGCTTCCTGTCACCATTGTCCTGGCAGCGGTCGTCGTGCCGGTGCTGGCGTTCTGGTCCCGGTCGAGCTTGGGATGGCTTGCGAGACTCAGTGTGATTGACGACTTCGGAGCGTCCTGGCTTCACATGGCCGGTGGGGTGTTTGCGTTGTTTGGTGCAAAAGCGGTCGGCGCCCGCTCCAACAAGTACCACCGTGACGGCTCGGCCAGCATCATCCCCGGCCACAGCGTGCCGCTCGCGGGCCTGGGTGCCCTGATCATGTTCGCCGGGTTGGCGTCACTCCTGGCGGCAGGCGGTGGGCGGGCGGCGCTCAACGGCGTGCTCGCCGGCGCAGCAGGCATCGTTGCGAGCCTGGTCCTGGGCAGGCTCCGCTACGGCAAGCCCGACGTGTTGCTGATGATCACGGGCATGCTTGGTGGCGTCGTCGCCATCTCAGCAGGCGCGGCAAACGTCTACCCCATCTTTGCCATTATCATTGGCGGTGGGGCGGGCGTACTGGTCCCATGGGCGGCGGTCGAGATCGACATGCGGCTGCGGATCGACGATCCCGCCGGCGCAGTCGCGATCCATCTCGTTGGCGGTGCGTGGGGAACGGTCTGTGCCGGTATCTTCTGCGGGCGAGGCGTTGGTGGCACGTTCCAGGCGATTGGAGTGCAACTATTGGCGTTGGTTGTCGCAGTAGCCGTCTCGGCGGCGGCGGCGTTCGGAGTCTTCAAGTTCCTCGCGAGCAATCTGCGGTCCAACGAGGCCGACGAGTTCGATGGCCTGGACTTGGCCGAGCACGATATCGGCGCCTACCCCGACTTCCAGCAGAACAGCATCCGGTCGTATCACCTGCGGGAAGCGTAG
- a CDS encoding SGNH/GDSL hydrolase family protein, with translation MRSTRRAARCAVEGLESRQLLAAAPSALVAKVPEAAAFQLVYDLNIPKLGGSYNTTAVPYSVNDAAKITTPFDRVAYHLQLTKADGTTQWVYVSADAFTQDAKKLGVPTFASGGAFQNAISNLNVKSNVAGIVQGTGLSGGMMEFWPNSYNTRNAAGVPGASEWGYDFGDEIGLPANGYGSMQIHNYNAQQTLFAYNAWGGLEPTKDAEIGIGNSPTGGKDWTFNKSAGQWSVRRLQVLVRPTTTVPPTSPPPVSPPPVSPPPVSPPVSPPVAGGTRINFQPAAAPTVSGYLVDAGQTYGARNGRTYGWSVSHADAVYDRNVNANQLLDTAVGVKAGGKWELAVPNGKYVVKIAVGDAAATSQNNVWVEGSQLFNQVPLAINAFSTKSVTVNVTDGNLSVGVGSAATGKTKLNYIEVAPSTTPAPTIQLGTILPLGDSITWGYEDKKLPTGGYRSRLYDKLAAAGAGFTYAGSENDPFDSSLQAPKLTRHEGHGAFRTDQVAGNLLGVAPGSNVSSNNGGHWLDGTASHPAINPQIVLLHIGTNDILQKIAPATAAANLDSIIKTLTDARPTAKIFVSTIIPTLDATKMTALKQYNDLLKQVVAKYKALGKKVTLVDMYTQFVDATGAPRASLFSDSVHPTRAGYDKIGDAWSAAILAA, from the coding sequence ATGCGATCGACCCGTCGCGCCGCCCGTTGTGCCGTCGAAGGCCTTGAGTCGCGGCAATTGCTCGCCGCTGCGCCGTCGGCCCTGGTTGCCAAGGTTCCGGAAGCGGCGGCTTTCCAACTCGTCTACGACCTGAATATCCCGAAGCTCGGCGGAAGCTACAACACGACCGCAGTCCCGTACAGCGTCAACGATGCGGCCAAGATCACAACGCCGTTCGATCGGGTGGCCTACCACCTGCAGTTGACCAAGGCCGATGGCACCACGCAGTGGGTGTATGTGTCTGCCGATGCCTTCACCCAGGACGCAAAGAAGCTTGGCGTGCCCACGTTTGCCAGTGGCGGCGCGTTCCAGAATGCCATCAGCAACCTGAACGTCAAATCCAATGTCGCCGGCATTGTGCAGGGGACGGGGTTGAGCGGCGGCATGATGGAGTTCTGGCCGAACAGCTATAACACCCGCAATGCCGCGGGCGTGCCCGGGGCATCGGAATGGGGTTACGACTTCGGCGACGAAATTGGCCTGCCGGCCAACGGTTATGGATCGATGCAGATCCACAATTACAACGCCCAGCAGACTCTTTTCGCTTACAACGCCTGGGGCGGGCTCGAACCGACGAAAGACGCTGAGATCGGAATCGGCAACAGCCCGACCGGCGGCAAGGACTGGACGTTCAACAAGTCGGCGGGGCAGTGGAGCGTCCGCCGCTTGCAGGTGCTGGTCCGGCCGACGACGACTGTGCCGCCGACGTCGCCACCGCCGGTGTCTCCGCCGCCGGTGTCACCTCCCCCAGTGTCACCTCCGGTGTCGCCACCGGTCGCCGGAGGCACTAGGATCAACTTCCAACCGGCGGCCGCTCCGACCGTTTCCGGTTACCTGGTCGACGCAGGTCAGACGTATGGCGCTCGCAATGGTCGAACCTACGGCTGGTCCGTGAGCCATGCCGACGCGGTTTACGACCGCAACGTCAACGCGAATCAGCTCCTGGACACAGCGGTCGGCGTCAAGGCCGGCGGAAAGTGGGAACTGGCCGTCCCCAACGGCAAGTACGTGGTGAAGATTGCCGTCGGCGATGCTGCCGCCACCAGCCAGAACAACGTTTGGGTCGAGGGATCGCAACTCTTCAACCAGGTTCCCCTGGCGATCAATGCGTTTTCGACCAAGTCGGTCACGGTCAATGTCACTGACGGGAACCTTTCGGTCGGCGTCGGGAGTGCCGCGACAGGCAAGACAAAGCTCAACTACATTGAGGTCGCTCCGTCGACGACGCCGGCACCCACGATCCAACTTGGAACGATCCTTCCGCTTGGTGACTCCATCACGTGGGGCTACGAAGACAAGAAACTGCCCACGGGCGGATATCGCAGCCGCCTGTACGACAAGCTCGCCGCTGCCGGTGCCGGCTTTACCTACGCCGGCTCCGAAAACGACCCCTTTGATTCGTCACTGCAGGCACCCAAGCTGACCCGCCATGAAGGTCACGGTGCATTCCGCACCGACCAAGTGGCGGGCAACCTGCTTGGCGTCGCCCCTGGCAGCAATGTCTCCAGCAACAATGGTGGTCACTGGCTCGACGGCACCGCTAGCCATCCGGCGATCAACCCTCAAATTGTGCTGTTGCACATCGGCACCAACGACATCCTTCAGAAGATCGCTCCGGCGACGGCGGCGGCGAATCTTGACAGTATCATCAAGACGCTTACCGACGCCCGCCCGACTGCCAAGATCTTCGTCTCGACGATCATCCCGACGCTCGACGCGACAAAGATGACTGCTCTCAAGCAGTACAACGACCTGCTTAAGCAGGTGGTCGCAAAGTACAAGGCGCTGGGTAAAAAGGTGACTCTGGTCGATATGTACACGCAGTTCGTCGATGCCACGGGTGCCCCC
- the trpB gene encoding tryptophan synthase subunit beta, translated as MSTALASPPIAMPDSAGHFGQYGGVFVPETLIFALQQLEAEYRSAQADPAFKEELDGYLHDFVGRPTRLYFAKRLTDKFGGAKIYLKREDLNHTGAHKINNTIGQALLTLRMGKKRVIAETGAGQHGVATATAAALFGLKCDVFMGAEDIRRQNLNVFRMKLMGANVIEVTSGSKTLKDATNEAMRDWMGSVEDTHYIIGSVVGPHPFPMIVRDFQAVIGVESKQQCLDIEGRLPDAVIACVGGGSNAAGIFAPFAADTGVKLIGVEAGGRGGALGQHAAALSQGQPGVLHGSLSYVLQDADGQTADAHSCSAGLDYPGVGPEHAYWKDSGRVEYVTIDDDEALEGFKTLARCEGILPALETAHAIAYVAKLAPKMGKDKVIVINLSGRGDKDCQEVARLLEGKM; from the coding sequence ATGAGTACCGCGCTTGCGTCCCCTCCCATTGCCATGCCCGACAGCGCCGGCCATTTCGGCCAGTACGGCGGCGTTTTCGTCCCTGAAACGCTTATCTTCGCCCTCCAGCAACTCGAAGCCGAGTACCGCAGTGCCCAGGCCGATCCGGCATTCAAGGAGGAACTCGACGGCTACCTGCACGACTTTGTCGGCCGGCCCACCCGGCTCTACTTCGCGAAACGTCTGACCGACAAGTTCGGCGGTGCCAAGATCTACCTGAAGCGCGAAGACCTCAATCACACCGGCGCGCACAAGATCAACAACACCATCGGCCAGGCGCTGCTCACCCTCCGTATGGGCAAGAAGCGCGTCATCGCCGAGACCGGTGCCGGCCAGCACGGCGTGGCGACGGCAACCGCGGCCGCGCTGTTCGGCCTTAAGTGCGACGTCTTCATGGGTGCCGAGGATATCCGCCGACAGAACCTCAACGTCTTCCGCATGAAATTGATGGGGGCCAACGTCATCGAGGTGACCAGCGGATCGAAAACGCTCAAGGACGCGACCAACGAAGCGATGCGCGACTGGATGGGATCCGTCGAAGACACGCACTACATCATCGGATCGGTCGTCGGCCCCCACCCGTTCCCCATGATCGTCCGCGACTTCCAGGCGGTCATTGGTGTCGAAAGCAAGCAGCAGTGCCTGGATATCGAAGGCCGTCTGCCCGATGCAGTGATCGCCTGCGTTGGCGGTGGTTCCAACGCGGCCGGCATCTTCGCCCCGTTCGCGGCAGACACCGGTGTTAAGCTGATCGGCGTTGAAGCCGGTGGTCGTGGCGGTGCACTCGGGCAGCATGCGGCCGCCCTTTCGCAGGGTCAGCCGGGCGTGCTGCACGGCTCGCTCAGTTACGTCCTTCAGGACGCCGACGGCCAGACCGCCGACGCCCATTCCTGTTCCGCCGGCCTCGATTACCCCGGCGTCGGCCCGGAGCACGCCTATTGGAAAGACAGCGGCCGGGTCGAGTACGTCACGATCGACGACGACGAGGCGCTGGAAGGCTTCAAGACCCTCGCCCGCTGTGAAGGCATCCTGCCGGCCCTCGAGACGGCGCACGCGATCGCCTATGTGGCCAAGCTCGCCCCGAAGATGGGTAAAGACAAGGTGATCGTGATCAACCTCTCCGGCCGTGGCGACAAGGATTGCCAGGAAGTGGCGCGGCTGCTGGAAGGCAAGATGTAG
- the tyrS gene encoding tyrosine--tRNA ligase: protein MLPSIDDQIRILSRRCERILSEEDLRKKLARSYATGKPLRIKLGMDPTAPDVTLGHAVPLSVVRQFQEWGHKAVIIIGDYTARVGDPTGRNATRKVLSGEEIDANAKTYVAQVGKILLTSPESLEIRYNGEWLGKMGLVDIIKLASRKSVAQILTREDFAKRYAEGIDIRLHEILYPLLQGWDSVMIDADVEMGGSDQLFNNLVGREFQKEEKPDDPLAGQVVIVTPLLVGTDGVKKMSKSLKNYVGVTDAPSGNDSMFGKIMSLPDSLMESYYTLVTDLPLDEMKRQIASDPRNAKVSLARHIVAKLHSTEAADAAVAEWDRVHSQKGAVPDNVPEVAIEAGEHRMAALLVKAGLAASNGEATRKIKEGAVYLDGEKFLDFHAAISITKPAVVKLGKRFAKLVPA, encoded by the coding sequence ATGCTTCCCTCGATTGACGACCAGATTCGAATTCTCTCCCGCCGCTGCGAACGCATTCTCTCCGAAGAAGACCTGCGCAAAAAGCTGGCGCGGAGTTACGCCACTGGCAAGCCGCTGCGCATCAAGCTCGGCATGGACCCGACGGCCCCCGACGTCACGCTCGGCCACGCCGTGCCGCTGAGCGTCGTGCGGCAGTTCCAGGAGTGGGGCCACAAGGCGGTCATCATCATCGGCGACTACACCGCCCGCGTCGGCGACCCAACCGGCCGGAACGCCACGCGCAAGGTCCTATCCGGCGAAGAGATTGACGCCAACGCCAAAACCTACGTCGCCCAGGTCGGCAAGATTCTCCTGACGTCGCCGGAAAGCTTGGAGATTCGCTACAACGGCGAATGGCTCGGCAAGATGGGCTTGGTGGATATCATCAAGCTCGCCAGCCGAAAGAGCGTGGCGCAGATCCTGACGCGCGAAGACTTCGCCAAGCGCTACGCAGAGGGGATCGACATTCGCCTGCACGAGATTCTCTACCCGCTGTTGCAGGGTTGGGACAGCGTGATGATCGATGCCGATGTCGAGATGGGCGGCAGCGATCAGCTTTTCAATAACCTCGTCGGCCGCGAGTTTCAGAAGGAAGAGAAGCCCGACGACCCACTTGCCGGGCAGGTGGTCATCGTCACGCCATTGCTCGTCGGCACCGACGGCGTGAAGAAGATGAGCAAGTCGCTGAAGAACTACGTGGGTGTAACTGACGCCCCCAGCGGCAATGACAGCATGTTCGGCAAGATCATGTCGCTGCCGGACTCACTGATGGAGAGCTACTACACGCTCGTCACCGACCTACCGTTAGACGAGATGAAGCGGCAGATCGCGTCCGACCCGCGCAATGCGAAGGTATCGCTGGCGAGGCACATCGTGGCGAAGTTGCATTCAACGGAGGCCGCCGACGCGGCGGTCGCCGAGTGGGACCGCGTGCACTCGCAGAAAGGGGCTGTCCCCGACAACGTCCCGGAAGTGGCGATTGAGGCGGGTGAACACCGCATGGCCGCGCTCCTGGTGAAAGCGGGCCTGGCCGCGAGTAACGGTGAGGCGACGCGAAAGATCAAGGAAGGCGCGGTCTATCTCGATGGCGAGAAGTTCCTGGATTTCCACGCAGCGATTTCAATCACGAAGCCTGCGGTTGTCAAGCTCGGTAAACGATTCGCGAAGCTGGTTCCCGCGTAG